TGTGACTTCTCCagatggttaaaaaaaaagctgtcAGACTTATGCTCTTATGGACTTAGGATCAACCAACTCCTTCTGTCTTCAAGAATTTGCAGACAAACTCCACGTCAAAGGGAGATGCAAAGTTGTTTCGGTGTCGACTTTGGAAAGATCCAACAGCACAATGAGGTGTGAAGCTGTCACTCTGAGGGTTCAGGAAGTCACAGCTAGGTGACCAAGAGATGAAGGTTGAATGTCTCACTCGTCCAACTTTGAACATCAGTGTGGTGAATATGGCCAAAGAAGAGGACATCTCGAGATACCAACACCTCTCATATTGCGGGTCTTGACACTCCATTCATCGATGACAAGCAAGTGACTATGCTTATTGGACAAAATATGCCTGAAGTGCTGATGCCTCTTGAAATCAAGGCAGGTGCTCCTGGTGAAGTTTATGCGGTAAAGACAATGCTTGGATGGGCATTAAATGGACCACTCGACAAGGGGAGTGATTTGCAGAGCTTCCAAGCTTCATCAAATTTCATCTCTGATGCAGGTGACATGGCATTGGAACGACAGATTACAAAGTTCTGGAAGCTTGAAGGAAGTGACTACCTTCATGATGAAGAAAGGAGTATGTCTGTCAGTGACAAGAAGGCATTAAAGGTCTGGGGTGATAAGGTCACCAGAGATGATGGTCACCATGAACTTCCCATCCCTTTTCGGAAAGGAGCAGAAGATCTACCGAATAACATCAAAGTGGCAGAAAACAGGCTGGCGTCGCTGAAGAGAAGGCTGGGAAGAGATAACTGTCTCCATGACAAGTATACTGAAGAGATGACAGCCTTGCTGACAGAAGGCTATGCTAAAGAGGCTCCCAACCAAGATCCTGAGAAAGACAAAGCCGTTTGGCACTTGCCTCATCATCCCGTCTTCAACCCCAACAAACCAGAGAAGACGAGGATCGTGTTTTATTGTGCATCGAAGTGTAATGGGACTTCTCTAAATGACGTAGTACTTCAGGGACCAGATGTGACAAACAATCTGCTTGGAGTTTTGCTGAGATTTCAACAAGAACAAGTCGCCATAATGGGAGACATTAAAGCAATGTTTCATCAGGTGAGAGTTCCCTGTGAGCAGAGAGATTTCCTTCACTTCCTGTGATGGCCGAAAGGAGACCTGAGTGAACATCCGAGAGTTTACAGGATGTGCGTACACCTGTTTGGTGGGACATGGAGTCCGAGTGTTTGCAGTTTCGCCCTCAGACATACAGCTGCAGACCACAAGACTGAATTTTCTCAAGAGGCAGTTGGTGCTGTGATGCGTAATTTTTACGTAGATGATTGCCTTCTCTCGTGTTCAACTAATGATGATGCAATCAAGCTTGTAGCTGAGCTCGTGGCTCTCCTCAAGAAGGGAGGATTTCGACTGACTAAGCGGATTAGTAACAGTCCAGCTGTCATTGAGTCAGTACCTGAAGAAGATCGAGCCAAGGACATTATGGGACTTGACTTGAACCGCAGTGCTCTGTCGGTAAAAGGGCTCTAGGAGTGACTTGGGATGTGAGGTCGCATCAATCTATGACCCCTAGGGGTATGCCAGTCCCTTTGTTCTACATGCCAAGAAGATTCTGCAAGAACTGACGGCTCTCAAAATTGGATTTGATGATCCTGTTCCAGACGAACACCGTGCTAGATGGCTGAAGTGGAAAGAGTCTCTCCCCCTGATGAGCAATTTGAGGGTGAGCAGATGTTTCAAACCCTGTGATGAGGTGAAAGAGTACCAACTACACCATTTCTCTCATGCGTCTGAGTCAGCCTATGGTGGTGTTGTTTCTTATCTGCGCATGGCAACGGCTTAAGGAGAAGTTCGCTGCAACATCGTTCTTGCTAAATCAAGACTAGCTTCTCTCAAGAAGGTGACGGTACCACGCTTAGAGCTCATGGCGGCAACGCTGGCTGTCGTACAATGGATAGGAAGATAAGGAAAGAATTAGACTTCCCTCTCAGGGATTCGGTCTTTTGGACAGATAGCACAATAGTGCTCCATTACATCAACAGTGAAGACAGACGTTTTCGAACATTTGTAGCGAACAGGATCGCCACCATTCATGATGGTTCTAAGCCTGAGCAGTGGAGACATGTCGACACAGACAGAAATCCAGCTGACGACGTATCACGTGGCTTACCACCAGGCAAGCTAGGTGGAAGATGGCTAAAAGGACCTGCCTATCTCTTGTCCGACGAAACTGAGTGGCCCGCTGCACCTGCAGATCTGAAGGAGGTGATATCAGATGAGCTGGAGGTGAAAACAGCTAAAGGTAATGCCGGTACATTCTCTACCATGATACAGGAGAATCCAGTGGAGAATTTGCTGAACCACTATTCTTCATGGTACAGATTGAAGAGGGCAGTGTGATGGATACTAAAGTTCACCCGAAGGATGAAAAAAGGACAGAAATGTGTGGAAAATGatcaaaatttcacaaagatTGTTCTCGATGATCTACAAGAGGCAGAGGTGCAGATCCTGCAGTATGAATAGAATAGATCATACAAAGAAGAAGTACAACATCTGTCTGAAGCTGATGGGAAGGTGAAAAGATCTAGCCAGATCTACAAGCTAGACCCAAAGATGGAGGATGGCCTACTCAGAGTGGGTGGGAGACTTCGTAGATCATCACTCCCACTTCATTCAAAACCCCCTGTCATCCTTTCCAGAGGAAGTCACGTATCAGACCTGATCCTGCGAGAGGTACATGAGAAATCAGGTCATGTGGGTAAAGACCATATCTTGGCAGTTCTTCACGAGAAGTATTGGCTCCCCAAGGCAGGCGCTGCTGTCAGGAGAATGCTAAGCAGATATGTTCCTTGCAGAAGAGAGAGGGCAAAGGTCATGCAGCAGAGATGGCTGATCTGCCGGAGGACAGATTGAGACCAGATGAACCACCTTTCACAAGAGTAGGTATGGACTACTTTGGTCCCTTAGAAGTAAAAAGGGGCCGTAGCATTGTGAAACGATATGAAGTTAGCTGTGAGAGCAATCCACCTAGAAATGGCAGATCCCTCGACACTGACTCCTGTATCAATGCTATAAGGAGGTTCATTGCTAAAGAGATTCGATCAGACAATGGAATTAATCTGGTGggagcagagagagagagagagctgcgGAAAGCAATAGCAGGATGGAATCTTGCTTACCTAGACAGTCAACTTCAGCAGCAGAACATCAAGTAGACCTTTTTAATCCACCTGGAGCCTCGCACTTTGGCGGAGTTTGGGAGAGACAGATACGGACTGTGAGTAAAGTAATCCTTACTTTGACGAAACAGCAAATCCTCTTCGATGAAACTCTGTCTACGTTGCTGTGTGAGGTGGAGATTATCATTAACAGCAGGCCGATTACAAAGGTCTCTGATGATGTAAACGATGTCGAGGCCCTTACTCATAACCACCTGCTGCTGCTCAACAGGAATCCGCAGCTGCCACCGACGGTGTCTGACAGAACAGATGTTCTCCCGGCGGAGATGGCGACGAGCTCAATATCTGGCGGATGTCTTCTGGAGGCGCTGGACGAAAGAGTACCTGCCTCAACTACAGGAAAGAATTAGGTGGTTACCATCGCGACGCAATCTTCAAGTTGGCGACCTAGTTTTGGTCGCTGATGGAAACACACTGCGGAATTCGTGGTTGCTGAGGAGAGTGACCAGAACCATGCCTGACGACCAAGGTCTCGTCCGTAGCGCAGCAATCAAGACGAGAAACAGCGTTATCGTGCGACCGATTTCCAAGTTATGCATGATCTTGGAAGGAGATGATTAATGGAGCTCATTTGGGATCTGTGATGAATCAGCCAATATTGTGATAGCGTGTCACACATAGCGTTCGCGAGAAAGGTGTCATATGTGTTAAGGCGTTTGTGATTGCCAAGTGGATATCAACGGTCACGGCGTGAAGATATAGTGTGATGTTCAGTTTGTGTTATAATGGCGACATGTAATATTCGCGTTGTGAAACTATTGTGTGATGATCAAGCTGTGATATATTCGCATTGTGGAAATATCATGTGGAGCTCAATTTGTGATATAATCGCGATATGAAATGACGTAATTTTGTGTCACGTTGGATGGAAAACACAAGATTCAGCCTTTCTCAGAGATGATATTATCATCGGATTGTGTTGTGATATCGCTAAAGGTTTGAGTGTTTGACATAATTCGTGAAGGAGATCATTTGTGACAATTACGCGGATTTCTTTGTCGCGGGGATTCATTTCTTTCAAGCTATCAGACAAGTGGAAATGAATGCCACCTTTACTGCGAACTCACCTTTTGTTCATTACAGCGAACACAAATAACTCTCTACCAGACTTTATGCAGGTTCACAAGATAACTGATTATATatgttgtacattgtgtacGTGAAGTGTATTCGAGATGAGTCATATCTCATGGTTGTTATTTGGCAGTTTGCAACAATTGATGGATATAACGCCATTCCAACGTTTCTCTTTTGAAGATAGTAACATTAGGCAAATTGTTGCACTGGTATACTGATGTACAGATGTGGTGATAACAAAGAAATTCCAAAGTTTCTTTTCTGAGGCAAGGTTCATGTGAGTTTTAAGTTTGCCAAACTACTTGTCAAAGTGTTGTATGCTGATATACATATGCTGATGTACAGCTGTGTAAACCTGTGTTAATAACTAAGAAAGGATTTTGATAATGCAAGTGTTCATACTTGTATGCACCTGCATAACAGAGGCATTATAAGCCAAGAGCTTGACAAATCCAAGTGTTCATAAATTCTATGTTTTGCAAGTTGAAAGTTGATTTATGGTTTTTCTGAGATACATTATGTAGGAAAATGTATCAACATATAATATGAAGGTGCTGCACGTCATTAGTCATGCACAGTTTCGTATTATTATATGCGAAGGTGTTCTATGATGATATCAGATAGAATTTCACTTAATGAAGGCTATGAGTGGAATAATGAGTTGTTGTAAAGTACACTGTTATCATAATTTGGAACACAGGAGAAAGGAGGAATGTGTTTCGTAGAAGGGTTAACATCATAGAGTCAGAGTTGTTAAATGTTCATATAGGTTTCACATTTAAGGGGGCCGGGATGTAAGATACGTATGACGTCAGAagcgaggggagggtgtgggagggggataccccctcccacggtagggactttttgtaaaaacagagtataaaagtcgcgtttacagagcattttaaatcaaatttctagggaactAAACATGGTAAAAAATggtgaaggactatgattataacatacgggggcacataatgtgacggtgtgagatcctcacGAGGGAGCGAAGCGTCCGAGCGGTGGAGGGtctgggagggggataccccctacggtagggactttatgtaagaacagagtataaaagtcgcgtttacagaacatttaaaatcaaatttctagggaactaaacatagtaaaaaaaaagaatggctgTGAATGACTAaaattataacatacgggggtttataatgtgacggtgtgagatcctcagCGATTGagtgaagcgaccgagcgggggggggggggggaggggataccccctcccacggtagggtagcgagccactttcactttgccattcgtaTGAAATGCATTCATTAAGTTatcgcattgttcgagcaatacAATTTGTTCTATGTTATTATGAGCAAAGACTTTTGGATAattggagaaaaagaaaacctaCTCTTTTTGGTAGATTGACTATTGTAAAAACCTATAGCTTTAAGTCAGATACTTCATATACTTATGGTTGACACAATTCCtgagaaaatattgaaaagatcATTTGTTATACACTTTTATTTGGCAAGCAAAAACTGAAAAAGTGAAACAAACTATTATGATTAAAGAGTTTGAAAAAGGAGACGTTAACATGATCGAAGCAAAAACTCAGCTTCCGATTGAGATGGCTTGGTCGCACTATGGGTGCAACGAAAGGAACATGgagtaaaatgtgtttttattggTATAACTTTTTTGATGGATTAGAATTGTTGCTAAATTCCACTTTGGattgtttgaatatgaaaatgataagtAAAGATCAACTCCCATTGTTTTATATTGAAATATTAGAAGCTTGGTTAATGATAAagaataatatatatttttttaaatttcaaccCATGGTACATGGAGtacaatatgaaattttatGGCATGATAAAAATGTAACTATTCATAAAAATACTTTATTTTATGATGGTTGGTATCAAAGTGGAATCGtattttttaaagacattttcaaaaatggtaATTTCATATCCATTCCAGAAATTCTGTCTCAACTTTATAAACGACAGAAAAGTTATATCTTATTACGCCAGGCTATCCCAAAAGTACGGATAAGCAATTATACGGAATCATGTATAAAGTTTCATAATAGGTCATTAGAAATTCCTAAAATAAGAATAGAAATAAGAAAGCAGGAAAGAAGTAATCAAGATGTTTCAACCAAACAGTTTTACAAACTGTTGTGTACACATTGTCCCGATAGTAACAGATGTTGTATATACTGGGAAAAGATATTCGACTCATCATTTGACTGGATGAACATATTCAAAAGAAACTTGTGTTactgtaaagaaaacaaattgaaagaaTTTAATTTTAGGATTTTGTATAATCTACTACCAGTAATAAAGAATTTGTACAGATGGCATATCAAAAGAGATGGAAAATGTGAGCATTGCGGTGTAGATGAAGATTATCTACATGCGTTTATTGAGTGTAAATTAAATAAGATTTTCTTTTCGTATCTAACAGTTAAAATTAAAATCATATATAATGTTGATTTTGAGGTAACAAAAAGGTTAAAAGCCCATAAAGAGATTGAATTAGATTTGTTTTTGACAATTGCCTTTTGGTGTATCTATAAATATATACTGTTAAGAATGTCGTGAAACTAATTTGCAACATTTGTTTGAAAgagaaatttgtaaaagaatagaGGAAGATCTGAATAGTAAGAAAACACATTATAATTTACCAAAGCAAATGAAGTATATTGTGTGAATAGTTCGTGGTTTCTTTTTAATCtcaagaatgtttttttttaagttcagtgtattttctttttccactttTTGTATAATGTGATATAAATTTTTGAATTATGAAGGCAATAAATGCCCTGTTGGGGTCAAAAAAAATGAGCATAGAGGCATAGAAGAAGAGGAAACATGTAaagtttactaaaggtatgtttcagggagcacactcgaggacgcgaGACTACCagctatacactaaatttactcagtAAATATTAGTGTATAAATTTAATAATGTATATTTTCTGTGTATTATTCGCCCCGTTATGGGCGAAAAATATCGCATTTTCAGTTGTGAAATTGACAACGTTTAGACgagaaaagtgcctttattgttcatcaCTGTGTAGGCATTGTAATACATGGTCCAAGTTGAcagggggagggtgttggagggggtagcCCCTTCTCACAcggcggagcttttgcatttttagaattgaaatagaacgatctgatgcacacttcttTGAAATACTCCGAAAAATTGTCAGTCCCCAAATGTGTCGAGTCTTGTTAATATGTTGGTAGGAACCGAGAGGGGGAAAGATGAATCAAAGAGGATGAGGgaacttttgaatatatttgaacTCAAGTGGCAGATATCAAACatgctttttgatgaaatattctgaaatttgtcaatcccCCAAGTCTGCTATTTATATGGTTGGAAGGGTGCGGAatgggtatccccctcccacgcgacagagattttgcattttcagaattgaaattcaacaatccgtTGCACAATGAGTTGAGAAATGACCGTGGTCTAACCAACAGCTAATATGAACCACTCCTCCTAGATGTTCTTATTATTTATAGATGCTACTTTTCTTCTAGCCTTTGTTATAATAGTGGATTTGTCTGCTGTCTAAGTGTTGTCTCCAGCCACAATGCCCGGAAGAAATCGAAGGAAAACCGTAAAACAGAGCGAGAAGGAGGTTGATGAAAGCATTGAAAATCTCAACCCTAACATGGCTACCCCAGCCAGCCATGAAGCCGGAGCTGTCGGCCCAGCTGTGCCAGATGATGTGAATACCGAGAGTGGAGATTTCGACTTTGGTGAGCTCGGCCAAGCCCCATCCACTGCTGCCTTGGCGAGATATGTTAAAGAGGCAATGGCGACATTCCAAAGCGGCTGGACAAGGCAGTCAGATCAGTGGTTGAAAGTGTTAAGAAGGTGGAAAGGGGACTCGAATTTGAAGGCCTGAGGATCGACGAcctagaaaagaaaaacaacgaaCTAGAAGGAAGGTTGGTGAAAATGGAGAAGGCCTACTTAGAGGTTCAACAGAAACTTGCACATCAAGAGGCGGAAGTGAACAAGGCAGAAAGGTTCTCCAGGCGGAATAACTGCCGATTCGTTGGCATCCCTGAGTCGCGCAGTGAGGAGGAGGATTGCATTGAAATAGTGGAGAACATCCTTCGTACCAAATTCAAAGCTGACATTAAAGTGGAGCGTGCCCACCGGGATGGGAAGAAGGGCGATCGACCTCGGCATATTATTTTTAAGACGCTCTCCTACCGGGAGAAGGTTCAGATCATGAAAGCCTCCCGCCAGGCCCTCCAAGAGGAAAAATACTATGTGACCGACGACTTATCCAAGCGCGATCTGGAAACTAAAAGGAAGCATGCAAAGGAGGTACAAGAGCTGTACAAGAAAGGAGTCAAGCTTCGTTTCTATGCTGGCCAGTGGAGAGGAAATGGAGGAGCTCCATACTTCGGAGTGTAACTTTAAACTCCTTTCTCTGAAAGCCTAACCAGAGTCTCGATTGTTTTCGCATTGGAGTAATCCCCAA
This sequence is a window from Diadema setosum chromosome 13, eeDiaSeto1, whole genome shotgun sequence. Protein-coding genes within it:
- the LOC140237069 gene encoding uncharacterized protein → MPEVLMPLEIKAGAPGEVYAVKTMLGWALNGPLDKGSDLQSFQASSNFISDAGDMALERQITKFWKLEGSDYLHDEERSMSVSDKKALKVWGDKVTRDDGHHELPIPFRKGAEDLPNNIKVAENRLASLKRRLGRDNCLHDKYTEEMTALLTEGYAKEAPNQDPEKDKAVWHLPHHPVFNPNKPEKTRIVFYCASKCNGTSLNDVVLQGPDVTNNLLGVLLRFQQEQVAIMGDIKAMFHQVRVPCEQRDFLHFL
- the LOC140237070 gene encoding uncharacterized protein, translating into MCVHLFGGTWSPSVCSFALRHTAADHKTEFSQEAVGAVMRNFYVDDCLLSCSTNDDAIKLVAELVALLKKGGFRLTKRISNSPAVIESVPEEDRAKDIMGLDLNRSALSVKGL
- the LOC140237071 gene encoding uncharacterized protein, which codes for MDRKIRKELDFPLRDSVFWTDSTIVLHYINSEDRRFRTFVANRIATIHDGSKPEQWRHVDTDRNPADDVSRGLPPGKLGGRWLKGPAYLLSDETEWPAAPADLKEVISDELEVKTAKGNAGTFSTMIQENPVENLLNHYSSWYRLKRAV
- the LOC140237072 gene encoding uncharacterized protein, whose translation is MEKAYLEVQQKLAHQEAEVNKAERFSRRNNCRFVGIPESRSEEEDCIEIVENILRTKFKADIKVERAHRDGKKGDRPRHIIFKTLSYREKVQIMKASRQALQEEKYYVTDDLSKRDLETKRKHAKEVQELYKKGVKLRFYAGQWRGNGGAPYFGV